The Williamsia sp. DF01-3 genome has a window encoding:
- a CDS encoding MazG family protein, with protein sequence MTGRPSGWELLAAVELMDRLRRDGPWERDQTHESLRRYLVEETYELLDAIDSGDRDHLLEELGDILLQVLFHARVAADRPDDPFDIDDVARAFTTKISARTQGVLSGNDIDLQTQLEEWETRKAAEKARGSVLDGIATGQPALALAQKVLERLAAAGFPDDLVPDAVRSVRVVADGPSVEDALRAAVLQFMADIRVAEAAGPGPRTAEFWRTNLPR encoded by the coding sequence GTGACCGGACGGCCCAGCGGCTGGGAGCTTCTCGCGGCCGTCGAGCTGATGGACCGACTGCGCCGTGACGGACCGTGGGAGCGGGATCAGACGCACGAGTCGCTGCGCCGGTACCTCGTCGAAGAGACCTACGAACTGCTCGACGCCATCGACTCCGGCGACCGCGACCATCTGCTCGAGGAACTGGGCGACATCCTGTTGCAGGTGCTGTTCCACGCCCGGGTCGCGGCCGACCGGCCCGATGACCCCTTCGACATCGACGATGTGGCACGGGCTTTCACCACGAAGATCTCGGCTCGAACCCAGGGTGTGCTCAGCGGGAACGACATCGACCTGCAGACCCAACTCGAGGAATGGGAGACCCGAAAGGCGGCGGAGAAGGCCAGGGGATCGGTACTCGACGGCATCGCCACCGGTCAGCCGGCCCTGGCGCTGGCCCAGAAGGTACTCGAACGCCTTGCCGCTGCCGGTTTTCCGGACGACCTCGTTCCCGACGCCGTACGTTCTGTCCGGGTGGTTGCCGACGGGCCGAGTGTCGAGGACGCCCTGCGCGCCGCGGTTCTCCAGTTCATGGCCGACATCCGCGTTGCCGAGGCCGCAGGGCCCGGGCCGAGAACAGCCGAGTTCTGGCGCACCAACCTCCCCCGATAA
- the efeO gene encoding iron uptake system protein EfeO, with amino-acid sequence MCAAVVGPVFLAACTDKSEPSEGDIAVTSTDESCDLAATDAQTGDVSFNVTNNGNKITEFYVYGNNNRVLGEVENIGPGLTGKLTVEIVEPGTYETACKPGMVGTGIRKQLEVTGETKEKAKAPADVEQAKASYLDYVRGQVNGFAAQTAIFVEAVKSGDLEAAKAQFGLTRTFFERIEPVAESFPDLDPAIDMRWDDTEDGAQPFTGFHRLERFLWPPQQSDVGENPGDVTQADFDNAQKTDNKTEADKAADELLANVNELKTEVDKPDFTFETGSFVKGPQALIDEVAATKVGGEEDRYSHTDLWDFAANVDGSETLIAAMQPIIAAKNPELMDKITAQFATVRQSVEQYREGDGYKSYDQVPEEARKAFSDQIDALSQSLSLVPGLVMGQ; translated from the coding sequence ATGTGCGCGGCTGTCGTCGGCCCCGTGTTCCTCGCGGCATGCACCGACAAATCGGAGCCGTCCGAAGGTGACATCGCGGTGACCTCAACCGATGAGAGCTGCGACCTCGCGGCCACCGACGCCCAGACCGGCGACGTGTCGTTCAACGTGACGAACAACGGCAACAAGATCACCGAGTTCTACGTGTACGGCAACAACAATCGAGTGCTCGGCGAGGTCGAGAACATCGGCCCCGGTCTGACCGGCAAGCTGACGGTCGAGATCGTCGAACCCGGCACGTATGAGACGGCATGCAAACCGGGCATGGTAGGCACCGGTATCCGCAAGCAACTCGAGGTCACCGGGGAGACGAAGGAAAAGGCCAAGGCCCCGGCCGACGTCGAACAGGCCAAGGCCAGCTACCTCGATTACGTGCGCGGGCAGGTCAACGGATTCGCCGCGCAGACCGCCATCTTCGTCGAGGCCGTGAAGTCGGGCGACCTGGAGGCCGCGAAGGCGCAGTTCGGCCTCACCCGCACATTCTTCGAGCGGATCGAGCCGGTTGCCGAGTCGTTCCCCGACCTCGACCCCGCAATCGACATGCGTTGGGATGACACCGAAGACGGCGCCCAGCCGTTCACCGGTTTCCACCGTCTCGAGCGTTTCCTGTGGCCGCCGCAGCAGTCCGATGTGGGCGAGAACCCCGGTGATGTGACCCAGGCCGACTTCGACAACGCCCAGAAGACAGACAACAAGACCGAGGCAGACAAGGCCGCGGACGAACTGCTGGCCAACGTGAACGAGCTCAAGACCGAGGTCGACAAGCCCGACTTCACTTTCGAGACAGGCTCTTTCGTGAAGGGTCCGCAGGCGCTGATCGATGAGGTCGCGGCCACGAAGGTCGGGGGCGAGGAAGATCGTTACAGCCATACCGATTTGTGGGATTTCGCAGCCAACGTCGATGGTTCCGAGACGCTGATCGCTGCGATGCAGCCCATCATCGCCGCCAAGAATCCCGAACTGATGGACAAGATCACGGCACAGTTCGCCACCGTCCGGCAGTCCGTGGAGCAGTACCGCGAAGGTGACGGATACAAGTCGTACGACCAGGTGCCCGAAGAAGCGCGCAAAGCGTTCTCCGACCAGATCGATGCGCTGTCGCAGAGCCTGAGCCTGGTTCCGGGGCTTGTGATGGGTCAGTAG
- the efeB gene encoding iron uptake transporter deferrochelatase/peroxidase subunit, with protein MEGPDDRRAADKPADTPSEQPRHHAGVTRRVVLGAAGVGAVAAAAVGGAAVGRSTAAESQADANAHIVPFYGERQAGIITEAQDRLHFASFDVITDSREELVDMLRRWTAAAERMTRGLDTVEGGALDMGDYTPPADTGEAIGLSAASLTLTIGFGPGLFGPSASNPAGVDRFGIADRKPAALVDLPPFVADAIERTRSFGDIAVQACSNDPQVAVHAIRNLARMGFGVVSVRWSQLGFGRTSSTTTSQATPRNMFGFKDGTANIKATDTKALDEHVWVAESDNPAGAQWMTGGSYLVARRIRMDIEPWDRAMLLEQEQIVGRFKGNGAPLGKVDEFDEPDFAIGDGTGPLIARNAHVRLAHPNNLDGVRILRRGYNFTDGSDGFGHLDAGLFFIAYCRDAHKQFVPMQRALSTKDAMMEYLMHTGSALFACPPGINEGEYWGQHLFE; from the coding sequence GTGGAGGGACCCGACGACAGGCGGGCCGCCGACAAGCCGGCCGACACCCCGTCCGAGCAGCCCCGACACCATGCCGGCGTGACCCGCCGGGTGGTGCTGGGTGCCGCCGGCGTGGGTGCGGTCGCAGCTGCGGCCGTCGGCGGCGCTGCGGTGGGACGGTCCACCGCAGCCGAATCGCAGGCCGACGCCAACGCCCACATCGTCCCGTTCTACGGCGAACGGCAGGCGGGCATCATCACCGAGGCCCAGGACCGCCTGCACTTCGCCTCGTTCGACGTGATCACCGACTCCCGAGAAGAGCTGGTGGACATGCTGCGACGCTGGACCGCCGCGGCCGAGCGGATGACCCGCGGTCTCGACACCGTCGAAGGCGGTGCTCTCGACATGGGCGACTACACGCCCCCGGCCGACACCGGCGAGGCCATCGGCCTGTCCGCTGCATCGTTGACGCTCACCATCGGCTTCGGGCCCGGACTGTTCGGGCCGAGCGCGTCCAATCCCGCCGGGGTGGACCGCTTCGGCATCGCCGACCGCAAACCCGCTGCGCTGGTTGACCTCCCACCCTTTGTCGCCGATGCCATCGAGCGCACCCGCAGCTTCGGCGACATCGCCGTGCAGGCCTGCTCGAACGATCCACAGGTGGCGGTACACGCAATCCGGAATCTGGCGAGGATGGGGTTCGGCGTGGTGAGTGTGCGGTGGTCGCAGCTCGGTTTCGGTCGCACGTCGTCGACCACCACATCCCAGGCGACACCGCGGAACATGTTCGGCTTCAAGGACGGAACAGCCAACATCAAGGCCACCGACACCAAGGCGCTCGACGAGCATGTCTGGGTGGCCGAGAGCGACAACCCCGCCGGCGCACAGTGGATGACCGGCGGGTCGTACCTGGTGGCCCGGCGCATCCGGATGGACATCGAACCGTGGGACCGGGCGATGCTCCTGGAACAGGAACAGATCGTCGGCCGCTTCAAAGGCAACGGCGCCCCTCTGGGCAAAGTAGACGAATTCGACGAACCCGACTTCGCGATCGGCGACGGCACCGGACCGCTCATCGCCCGCAATGCCCATGTGCGCCTGGCACATCCGAACAACCTGGACGGCGTGCGGATCCTGCGCCGCGGCTACAACTTCACCGACGGTTCAGACGGCTTCGGACACCTCGACGCCGGTCTGTTCTTCATCGCCTATTGCCGCGACGCGCACAAGCAATTCGTCCCCATGCAGCGTGCGCTCTCCACCAAGGACGCGATGATGGAGTATCTGATGCACACCGGCAGTGCACTGTTCGCCTGCCCACCCGGGATCAACGAGGGCGAATACTGGGGTCAACACCTCTTCGAATAG
- the mfd gene encoding transcription-repair coupling factor has product MTGPSAAFFTGQLSGLAQIAASDVALTGVVAQLGAPELELVGPPAARPFLISAMAAASPDPVLVVAATGREADELTAQLRDMIGKRVSNFPSWETLPHERLSPSADTVGQRLRVLHRLRHPDDSSYGPPLSVVVTTVRSLVQPMAPGLGDLDVITLREGAEVDFDALIEKLVELAYARVDMVGKRGEFAVRGGILDVFPTTTDYPVRVEFWGDEITEQRAFSVADQRSQPEVDMKLVHIHPCRELLLTTGVRNRAAELAGEIAGTGNDVERSSTGPLVEMLTKLSDGIATEGMEALIPALVPGQMQLLTEVMPAGTHVLVLDPEKVRTRASDLARTGAEFLEASWTAAGGGADAPIDLGGILHLEASAYRSLGEVHTQTVEAERPWWTLSPMGMGTELAVTPGPAPRGDRDELTKTFASLRLHIGAGNRAAVVAAGAGTAERLVERLGEAEVAARLAEPGSVPEPGVVSVLRGALTSGLVLPDAGLVVATEADLTGARVTGAQDGRRLPAKRRNQVDPLALNAGDMVVHDQHGIGKFVEMIERTIGGARREYLVIEYAPSKRGHPGDRLFVPMDSLDQLSRYVGGEAPSLSKLGGSDWQNTKRKARKAVREIAGELVQLYAARHAAPGYAFAPDTPWQREMEDAFGFTETIDQLTVIGEVKGDMERPVPMDRVVVGDVGYGKTEIAVRAAFKAVQSGKQVAVLVPTTILAQQHLQTFTERMSGFPVTVAGLSRFTDTRESRKVTDGLADGSIDIVVGTHRLLASGVRWKDLGLVVVDEEQRFGVEHKEHIKALRTHVDVLTMSATPIPRTLEMSLAGIREMSTILTPPEERHPVLTYVGAYQAKQVAAAIRRELLRDGQVFYVHNRVSTIDKTAASIKEMVPEARVVVAHGQMGEDLLERTVTGFWDREYDVLVCTTIIETGLDISNANTLIVDRAEVLGLSQLHQLRGRVGRSRERGYAYFLYNGDKPLTETAYERLSTIAQNNELGAGMAVALKDLELRGAGNVLGAEQSGHVAGVGFDLYVRLVGEAVEAYRAAADGRPIATEEDREVRIDLPVDAHIPVDYVDSDRLRLEAYRKFAAADSAEEIGGVVDELVDRYGPLPEEVARLVSVAKLRMLARELGVKEVGVAGSQIKISPLKLMDSQQVRLKRIYPSVVYRATTGVVGLPIPRTGGIGSDRVRDVELVQVVADLLLVVDGRTPGSVNMRAAVPAAAGTAGGA; this is encoded by the coding sequence GTGACTGGGCCCTCTGCTGCATTTTTCACGGGACAGCTGTCGGGTTTGGCGCAGATCGCGGCGTCGGACGTGGCCCTGACCGGGGTGGTGGCCCAGCTGGGAGCCCCGGAATTGGAGCTGGTGGGCCCACCCGCCGCCCGGCCGTTCCTGATCTCGGCAATGGCGGCGGCCTCCCCGGATCCCGTGCTCGTCGTCGCGGCGACCGGGCGCGAAGCCGATGAGCTCACGGCCCAACTCCGGGACATGATCGGCAAGAGGGTCAGCAACTTCCCGTCGTGGGAGACGCTGCCGCACGAGCGGTTGTCGCCGTCGGCGGACACGGTCGGCCAGCGGCTGCGAGTGCTGCATCGCCTCCGGCATCCCGACGACAGCAGCTACGGCCCACCGCTGAGCGTGGTGGTCACCACCGTGCGTTCGCTGGTGCAACCGATGGCCCCGGGACTCGGCGACCTCGACGTGATCACCCTGCGTGAGGGAGCGGAGGTCGACTTCGATGCATTGATCGAGAAACTGGTCGAACTCGCCTACGCCCGCGTCGACATGGTCGGCAAACGAGGCGAGTTCGCGGTGCGCGGCGGCATCCTGGACGTGTTCCCGACCACCACCGATTACCCGGTGCGCGTGGAGTTCTGGGGCGACGAGATCACCGAGCAGCGTGCCTTCTCGGTTGCCGACCAGCGCAGTCAGCCCGAGGTGGACATGAAGCTCGTCCACATCCATCCGTGCCGGGAACTGCTGCTGACCACCGGGGTCCGGAATCGTGCGGCAGAGCTCGCAGGCGAGATCGCCGGGACCGGCAACGATGTCGAGCGTAGTTCGACCGGTCCGCTGGTGGAGATGCTCACCAAGCTCTCCGACGGGATCGCGACCGAGGGCATGGAAGCGCTGATCCCCGCACTTGTCCCAGGGCAGATGCAACTGCTCACCGAGGTGATGCCGGCGGGCACGCACGTGCTGGTCCTGGATCCCGAGAAGGTTCGTACCCGCGCCTCGGATCTCGCCCGCACCGGCGCCGAGTTCCTCGAGGCGTCGTGGACTGCTGCCGGTGGCGGGGCCGACGCCCCGATCGACCTGGGAGGCATCCTGCACCTGGAGGCCAGCGCATACCGGTCACTCGGTGAGGTCCACACGCAGACCGTCGAGGCCGAACGGCCGTGGTGGACGTTGAGTCCGATGGGAATGGGCACCGAACTCGCGGTCACGCCCGGGCCCGCACCGCGCGGAGACCGCGACGAACTCACCAAAACCTTTGCCTCCCTGCGCCTTCACATCGGCGCAGGTAATCGCGCCGCTGTGGTCGCGGCCGGCGCCGGAACAGCCGAGCGCCTGGTGGAACGACTGGGCGAGGCCGAGGTGGCGGCGCGACTGGCCGAGCCGGGCTCCGTTCCCGAGCCCGGCGTGGTGTCGGTGCTGCGAGGCGCGCTGACCTCGGGACTGGTGCTGCCCGATGCGGGCCTGGTGGTCGCCACCGAAGCCGACCTCACCGGTGCGCGGGTGACCGGCGCCCAGGACGGGCGACGACTCCCGGCCAAGCGACGCAACCAGGTCGACCCACTGGCACTGAACGCCGGCGACATGGTGGTGCACGATCAGCACGGCATCGGCAAGTTCGTCGAGATGATCGAGCGGACGATCGGCGGCGCGCGCCGCGAATACCTGGTCATCGAATACGCACCGAGCAAGCGGGGTCATCCCGGCGACAGACTGTTCGTCCCGATGGACTCGCTCGATCAGCTGTCGCGGTACGTCGGCGGTGAGGCGCCCTCGCTCTCGAAGCTCGGCGGGTCGGACTGGCAGAACACCAAACGCAAGGCGCGCAAGGCTGTTCGCGAGATCGCCGGCGAACTGGTGCAGCTGTATGCGGCCCGGCACGCCGCGCCCGGATACGCGTTCGCGCCCGACACCCCGTGGCAGCGGGAGATGGAAGACGCCTTCGGGTTCACCGAGACCATCGATCAGCTCACCGTGATCGGCGAGGTCAAAGGCGACATGGAGCGGCCGGTCCCGATGGACCGTGTGGTGGTCGGTGACGTGGGCTACGGCAAGACCGAGATCGCCGTCCGCGCGGCGTTCAAGGCCGTGCAGAGTGGCAAGCAGGTTGCGGTGCTGGTGCCCACAACCATTCTCGCGCAACAACATCTGCAGACGTTCACCGAACGCATGTCCGGGTTCCCGGTCACCGTGGCCGGCTTGTCCCGTTTCACCGACACCCGCGAATCACGCAAGGTCACCGACGGTCTCGCCGACGGGAGCATCGACATCGTGGTCGGCACCCACCGACTGCTGGCCTCGGGTGTGCGGTGGAAGGACCTCGGCCTGGTCGTGGTCGACGAAGAACAGCGCTTCGGCGTCGAGCACAAGGAACACATCAAGGCGCTGCGTACCCACGTGGACGTGCTGACCATGTCGGCCACACCGATTCCGCGAACGCTGGAGATGTCGTTGGCCGGTATCCGCGAGATGTCGACCATCCTGACCCCGCCCGAGGAACGGCACCCGGTTCTCACGTATGTCGGTGCCTATCAGGCGAAGCAGGTCGCGGCCGCGATCCGGCGTGAGTTGCTGCGTGATGGTCAGGTGTTCTACGTGCACAACCGGGTGAGCACCATCGACAAGACCGCGGCGTCCATCAAGGAGATGGTGCCCGAGGCCAGGGTCGTGGTGGCACACGGCCAGATGGGCGAGGACCTTCTCGAGCGCACGGTCACGGGTTTCTGGGACCGCGAATACGACGTCCTGGTGTGCACCACGATCATCGAGACCGGCCTCGACATCTCGAACGCGAACACCCTCATCGTCGACCGCGCGGAAGTGCTCGGACTGTCGCAGCTGCACCAGTTGCGTGGCCGAGTCGGTCGCAGCCGCGAACGCGGTTACGCGTATTTCCTGTACAACGGCGACAAGCCGCTCACCGAGACTGCCTACGAGCGATTGTCGACCATCGCGCAGAACAACGAATTGGGCGCCGGTATGGCCGTCGCGCTCAAGGACCTCGAATTGCGTGGCGCCGGAAACGTTTTGGGCGCCGAACAGTCCGGCCACGTCGCGGGGGTCGGATTCGACCTCTACGTGCGACTCGTCGGCGAGGCGGTGGAGGCTTACCGGGCAGCCGCAGACGGACGGCCGATCGCGACCGAGGAAGACCGCGAGGTGCGGATCGATCTGCCGGTGGATGCGCACATCCCGGTCGATTATGTCGATTCGGACCGGTTGCGCCTGGAGGCGTACCGCAAGTTCGCCGCCGCGGACTCGGCCGAGGAGATCGGCGGGGTGGTGGACGAACTGGTCGACCGTTACGGTCCGCTGCCCGAAGAGGTCGCACGGCTGGTGTCGGTGGCCAAGTTGCGGATGCTGGCGCGCGAACTCGGGGTCAAAGAGGTGGGTGTGGCCGGCAGTCAGATCAAGATCTCGCCGCTCAAACTCATGGATTCCCAACAGGTCCGACTCAAGCGGATCTACCCGAGCGTGGTCTATCGTGCGACCACCGGCGTGGTCGGCCTACCCATCCCGCGTACCGGCGGCATCGGCAGCGACAGGGTCCGCGACGTCGAGTTGGTGCAGGTGGTCGCCGACCTCCTGCTGGTTGTCGACGGTCGCACGCCGGGCTCGGTCAACATGCGTGCGGCCGTTCCTGCGGCGGCCGGCACGGCAGGTGGCGCGTGA
- the efeU gene encoding iron uptake transporter permease EfeU produces MNLADTGSAPSVGTQLFGSGLIGLREGLEAGIVVMILVAFLVKSDRRDALKWVWLGVGAAVAMVLIIFAAIHYGTSTLTGLTAEAIAGVTSLAAVVIVTFMVLWMKKAAASISGELRQSMTRALEVGAGAVVLLSFLAVGREGVETALLMVGYAENTSGSNWPLIGLIIGVVGAVALTVLLYQGTVRINFQKFFTYTGAFLVFVAAGMFAYAIRALQTVNWIPGLSNIAFDITDHYDQTSWYGTVLAGIFNFRPDPTVLQVTGWAAYLVIVMTAFLWPTRRENPATPPAPTPTSATV; encoded by the coding sequence GTGAACCTGGCTGACACCGGCTCGGCACCATCGGTGGGGACGCAGCTGTTCGGCAGTGGGCTGATCGGTCTGCGTGAGGGCCTCGAAGCCGGGATCGTCGTGATGATCCTCGTCGCGTTCCTCGTGAAGTCCGACCGCCGCGACGCGTTGAAGTGGGTGTGGCTCGGGGTGGGCGCTGCGGTCGCCATGGTGCTGATCATCTTCGCGGCCATCCACTACGGCACGTCCACCCTCACCGGGCTCACCGCTGAAGCGATCGCGGGAGTCACTTCACTGGCCGCAGTGGTCATCGTGACGTTCATGGTGCTGTGGATGAAGAAGGCCGCGGCGTCGATCTCCGGTGAACTCAGGCAGTCGATGACCCGGGCCCTCGAAGTGGGGGCCGGCGCCGTTGTCCTGCTGTCATTCCTGGCCGTCGGTCGCGAAGGCGTCGAGACCGCCCTCTTGATGGTCGGATACGCGGAGAACACATCGGGAAGCAACTGGCCTCTGATCGGTCTGATCATCGGCGTGGTCGGGGCGGTGGCGCTGACCGTCCTCCTGTACCAGGGCACCGTCCGGATCAACTTCCAGAAGTTCTTCACCTACACCGGCGCGTTCCTTGTCTTCGTCGCCGCCGGGATGTTCGCCTACGCGATCCGTGCACTGCAGACCGTCAACTGGATCCCGGGGTTGTCGAACATCGCCTTCGACATCACCGACCACTACGACCAGACGTCCTGGTACGGCACGGTTCTGGCCGGCATCTTCAACTTCCGGCCCGATCCCACCGTGCTCCAGGTGACCGGCTGGGCGGCCTACCTCGTCATCGTCATGACCGCGTTCCTGTGGCCGACAAGGCGTGAGAATCCCGCCACTCCCCCGGCACCGACCCCCACCTCGGCCACCGTCTGA
- a CDS encoding SDR family NAD(P)-dependent oxidoreductase, with protein sequence MKTRWSVANLPRMDGKRVVVTGATNGIGWETARGLARVGAQVVLAVRDLDRGKERAEQIADETRGAHPEVVELDVADLSSVRRCADGLGPLDILVNNAGVMASERRTTVDGFEMALGTNFLGPFALTNLLLPQIAERVVIVGSTSHKTGEINLDDPHFEHRTWTRPTSYSQSKLADMLWALELDRRLRKAGSTITTAITHPGWATTGILGVTGIAPLDKVIEAAGAVLANTPEQGAAVTLYAMNPDVPSGAYVGPDGRFGLRGDPVLVGRTPKACDFRTAGLLWEFAERETGTEFGL encoded by the coding sequence ATGAAAACCCGCTGGTCGGTGGCCAACCTGCCACGTATGGACGGCAAGCGTGTTGTCGTCACCGGTGCCACGAACGGCATCGGATGGGAAACCGCGCGTGGCCTGGCGCGTGTCGGGGCCCAGGTGGTGCTGGCGGTACGCGACCTCGATCGCGGCAAGGAGCGTGCCGAGCAGATCGCCGACGAGACCAGAGGCGCCCACCCCGAGGTCGTCGAACTCGATGTCGCCGATCTGTCCTCGGTTCGTCGATGCGCCGACGGTCTCGGACCGCTCGACATCCTCGTCAACAATGCGGGCGTGATGGCGTCCGAGCGGCGTACCACCGTCGACGGGTTCGAGATGGCACTCGGAACCAACTTCCTCGGACCGTTCGCGCTCACCAACCTCTTGCTGCCCCAGATCGCCGAGCGCGTCGTGATCGTCGGATCCACGTCGCACAAGACCGGTGAGATCAACCTGGACGATCCACATTTCGAGCACCGCACGTGGACACGTCCCACGTCGTACTCCCAATCCAAGTTGGCCGACATGCTGTGGGCGCTCGAACTTGATCGTCGATTGCGCAAGGCTGGTTCGACGATCACCACTGCCATCACCCACCCCGGATGGGCCACCACCGGCATCCTCGGGGTCACCGGGATCGCACCTCTGGACAAGGTGATCGAGGCCGCCGGCGCGGTGCTCGCCAACACGCCGGAACAAGGCGCGGCGGTCACGCTGTACGCGATGAATCCCGATGTGCCGTCGGGAGCGTATGTCGGACCCGACGGTCGATTCGGCCTGCGCGGCGATCCGGTTCTGGTCGGGCGCACCCCGAAGGCCTGCGACTTCCGGACCGCCGGCCTGCTGTGGGA